The proteins below come from a single Zea mays cultivar B73 chromosome 8, Zm-B73-REFERENCE-NAM-5.0, whole genome shotgun sequence genomic window:
- the LOC100501719 gene encoding Dihydrolipoyl dehydrogenase 1, mitochondrial isoform 1 (isoform 1 is encoded by transcript variant 1), producing MMLAILARRRAAEAVLRRPQAALSAWRAYAAAGEESDVVVVGGGPGGYVAAIKAAQLGLKTTCIEKRGTLGGTCLNVGCIPSKALLHSSHMYHEAKSSFAHHGVKFSNLEVDLPAMMAQKDKAVAGLTKGIEGLFKKNKVTYVKGFGKLSSPSEVSVDLIDGGSTVVKGKNIIIATGSDVKSLPGITIDEKKVVSSTGALCLSEIPKKLVVIGAGYIGLEMGSVWNRLGSEVTVVEFAPDIVPSMDGEVRKQFQRMLEKQKFKFMLKTKVVGCDTSGDGVKLTLEPAAGGEQNILEADVVLVSAGRTPFTSGIGLETLGVETDKAGRILVDKRFMTNVKGVYAIGDAIPGPMLAHKAEEDGVACVEFIAGKEGHVDYDTVPGVVYTHPEVASVGKTEEQVTALGIPYRVGKFPLLANSRAKAIDDAEGVVKVIAEKETDKILGVHIMAPNAGEIIHEAVIALQYGASSEDVARTCHAHPTVSEALKEACLQTFDKAIHI from the exons ATGATGCTGGCGATCCTAGCGAGGCGGCGTGCCGCGGAGGCCGTGCTGCGGCGGCCGCAGGCGGCCTTGTCCGCCTGGAGGGCGTACGCGGCGGCGGGCGAGGAGAGCGATGTGGTGGTGGTGGGTGGCGGGCCCGGAGGGTACGTGGCGGCGATCAAGGCCGCGCAGCTGGGGCTCAAGACCACCTGCATCGAGAAGAGGGGCACCCTCGGCGGGACCTGTCTCAACGTCGGATGCATTCCATCCAAG GCTCTTCTGCATTCATCACATATGTACCATGAAGCAAAGAGTTCTTTTGCACATCATGGAGTAAAGTTTTCAAATCTGGAAGTGGACCTCCCAGCCATGATGGCTCAGAAAGACAAAGCTGTGGCAGGACTAACAAAAGGAATTGAAGGGCTCTTTAAAAAGAACAAGGTGACTTATGTTAAAGGCTTTGGAAAATTGTCATCCCCCTCAGAAGTGTCAGTTGACTTGATTGATGGTGGTAGCACTGTTGTCAAAGGCAAAAACATAATAATTGCAACTGGGTCTGATGTAAAATCACTTCCAGGAATAACAATTGATGAGAAGAAAGTTGTTTCATCTACTGGTGCACTGTGCTTGTCAGAGATCCCGAAGAAACTGGTGGTAATTGGAGCAGGTTATATTGGCCTTGAGATGGGTTCAGTCTGGAACCGCCTTGGTTCAGAGGTCACTGTTGTTGAATTTGCGCCAGATATAGTACCATCAATGGATGGCGAAGTCAGGAAGCAGTTCCAACGCATGCTAGAAAAACAAAAGTTCAAGTTCATGCTCAAGACAAAGGTTGTTGGGTGTGATACCAGTGGAGATGGCGTAAAGCTGACACTTGAGCCTGCAGCTGGTGGTGAGCAGAACATCCTTGAAGCAGATGTTGTCCTTGTCTCTGCTGGCAGAACCCCATTTACTTCTGGGATTGGGCTTGAAACTCTTGGCGTTGAGACAGATAAAGCTGGCAGGATCCTTGTTGATAAGCGCTTCATGACCAATGTGAAGGGAGTCTATGCAATTGGGGATGCGATCCCTGGTCCCATGCTTGCCCATAAAGCTGAAGAGGATGGTGTCGCTTGCGTAGAGTTCATTGCTGGAAAGGAAGGCCATGTTGACTATGACACAGTTCCTGGTGTGGTTTATACGCATCCAGAAGTTGCATCTGTTGGCAAGACTGAGGAGCAGGTGACGGCTCTAGGAATTCCCTATCGTGTGGGCAAGTTTCCACTTTTGGCTAACAGTCGTGCGAAGGCCATTGATGATGCTGAAGGGGTAGTTAAGGTGATCGCGGAGAAGGAAACCGATAAGATTCTAGGTGTGCACATAATGGCACCCAATGCTGGTGAAATCATCCATGAAGCTGTCATCGCCTTGCAGTATGGAGCATCCAGTGAGGATGTTGCTCGAACATGCCACGCACACCCTACCGTGAGCGAGGCCCTCAAGGAGGCTTGCTTGCAAACCTTCGATAAAGCAATCCACAtataa
- the LOC100501719 gene encoding Dihydrolipoyl dehydrogenase 1, mitochondrial isoform 2 (isoform 2 is encoded by transcript variant 2), which translates to MFQALLHSSHMYHEAKSSFAHHGVKFSNLEVDLPAMMAQKDKAVAGLTKGIEGLFKKNKVTYVKGFGKLSSPSEVSVDLIDGGSTVVKGKNIIIATGSDVKSLPGITIDEKKVVSSTGALCLSEIPKKLVVIGAGYIGLEMGSVWNRLGSEVTVVEFAPDIVPSMDGEVRKQFQRMLEKQKFKFMLKTKVVGCDTSGDGVKLTLEPAAGGEQNILEADVVLVSAGRTPFTSGIGLETLGVETDKAGRILVDKRFMTNVKGVYAIGDAIPGPMLAHKAEEDGVACVEFIAGKEGHVDYDTVPGVVYTHPEVASVGKTEEQVTALGIPYRVGKFPLLANSRAKAIDDAEGVVKVIAEKETDKILGVHIMAPNAGEIIHEAVIALQYGASSEDVARTCHAHPTVSEALKEACLQTFDKAIHI; encoded by the coding sequence ATGTTTCAGGCTCTTCTGCATTCATCACATATGTACCATGAAGCAAAGAGTTCTTTTGCACATCATGGAGTAAAGTTTTCAAATCTGGAAGTGGACCTCCCAGCCATGATGGCTCAGAAAGACAAAGCTGTGGCAGGACTAACAAAAGGAATTGAAGGGCTCTTTAAAAAGAACAAGGTGACTTATGTTAAAGGCTTTGGAAAATTGTCATCCCCCTCAGAAGTGTCAGTTGACTTGATTGATGGTGGTAGCACTGTTGTCAAAGGCAAAAACATAATAATTGCAACTGGGTCTGATGTAAAATCACTTCCAGGAATAACAATTGATGAGAAGAAAGTTGTTTCATCTACTGGTGCACTGTGCTTGTCAGAGATCCCGAAGAAACTGGTGGTAATTGGAGCAGGTTATATTGGCCTTGAGATGGGTTCAGTCTGGAACCGCCTTGGTTCAGAGGTCACTGTTGTTGAATTTGCGCCAGATATAGTACCATCAATGGATGGCGAAGTCAGGAAGCAGTTCCAACGCATGCTAGAAAAACAAAAGTTCAAGTTCATGCTCAAGACAAAGGTTGTTGGGTGTGATACCAGTGGAGATGGCGTAAAGCTGACACTTGAGCCTGCAGCTGGTGGTGAGCAGAACATCCTTGAAGCAGATGTTGTCCTTGTCTCTGCTGGCAGAACCCCATTTACTTCTGGGATTGGGCTTGAAACTCTTGGCGTTGAGACAGATAAAGCTGGCAGGATCCTTGTTGATAAGCGCTTCATGACCAATGTGAAGGGAGTCTATGCAATTGGGGATGCGATCCCTGGTCCCATGCTTGCCCATAAAGCTGAAGAGGATGGTGTCGCTTGCGTAGAGTTCATTGCTGGAAAGGAAGGCCATGTTGACTATGACACAGTTCCTGGTGTGGTTTATACGCATCCAGAAGTTGCATCTGTTGGCAAGACTGAGGAGCAGGTGACGGCTCTAGGAATTCCCTATCGTGTGGGCAAGTTTCCACTTTTGGCTAACAGTCGTGCGAAGGCCATTGATGATGCTGAAGGGGTAGTTAAGGTGATCGCGGAGAAGGAAACCGATAAGATTCTAGGTGTGCACATAATGGCACCCAATGCTGGTGAAATCATCCATGAAGCTGTCATCGCCTTGCAGTATGGAGCATCCAGTGAGGATGTTGCTCGAACATGCCACGCACACCCTACCGTGAGCGAGGCCCTCAAGGAGGCTTGCTTGCAAACCTTCGATAAAGCAATCCACAtataa